One segment of Primulina tabacum isolate GXHZ01 chromosome 6, ASM2559414v2, whole genome shotgun sequence DNA contains the following:
- the LOC142550307 gene encoding agamous-like MADS-box protein AGL62 produces the protein MENLHGRKKLTMGRRKIEMKKIQKKASLQVTFTKRRTGLFKKASELCILCGSELSIIVQSPAKKFYAFHSPSAESMRHRFDMGDGFITNYISHIDDARTEYEEAIRMLEEKKKEVIGTAMNREIKEREFWWDQQIEGMDLQELEGYLESLETLSKNFSCRIEEIEKRPTYSSPSSILAVPSQGSIKNIYD, from the coding sequence ATGGAGAACCTGCATGGGAGGAAGAAACTTACAATGGGTCGTCGCAAGattgaaatgaaaaaaatacaGAAAAAAGCAAGCTTGCAAGTCACATTCACCAAAAGACGAACAGGGCTATTCAAAAAGGCCAGTGAATTATGCATTCTGTGCGGTTCGGAACTCTCCATTATCGTACAATCTCCGGCAAAAAAGTTTTACGCATTCCACAGCCCATCTGCGGAATCCATGCGCCATAGATTCGATATGGGAGATGGCTTTATTACTAATTATATCAGCCATATAGATGATGCCAGAACTGAGTACGAGGAGGCTATTAGAATGTTGgaagaaaagaagaaggaaGTGATTGGTACTGCAATGAATCGTGAAATCAAGGAGCGTGAATTTTGGTGGGATCAGCAAATTGAAGGGATGGATCTGCAAGAACTTGAGGGATATTTGGAAAGTTTAGAAACTTTGAGTAAGAATTTTTCGTGCAGAATTGAAGAGATAGAGAAACGGCCAACTTATTCTTCTCCGTCATCTATATTGGCCGTCCCGAGTCAGGgttcaataaaaaatatatatgattga